From Nicotiana tabacum cultivar K326 chromosome 20, ASM71507v2, whole genome shotgun sequence, one genomic window encodes:
- the LOC107813215 gene encoding uncharacterized protein LOC107813215 produces the protein MGHNNLENSSVNPSFQDDDFMKEMVSLKEDIGKQMLLKRKFHEVELQSGAEDQKLEDTKNPKKKSRGSREGPTNKKSAQPKVKKNHKNIQINNEEVGDQQEINNAANCKSGQSISSCSSEEDSNASQELNTNSDTKSNLNSKTRASRGTATDPQSLYARRRREKINERLKILQNLVPNGTKVDISTMLEEAVQYVKFLQLQIKLLSSDDMWMYAPIAYNGMEMDLSHT, from the exons ATGGGCCACAATAATCTTGAAAATTCATCGGTTAATCCATCGTTTCAAGACGACGATTTCATGAAGGAAATGGTCAGCTTAAAAGAAGATATAGGTAAGCAAATGCTGCTAAAGAGGAAGTTTCATGAAGTAGAACTTCAATCAGGAGCAGAGGATCAGAAATTGGAGGACACTAAAAATCCCAAGAAGAAATCGCGGGGGTCAAGAGAG GGACCAACAAATAAGAAGAGTGCCCAGCCAAAAGTAAAAAAGAACCACAAAAACATCCAAATTAACAATGAAGAAGTAGGAGATCAGCAAGAGATTAATAATGCAGCAAATTGTAAGAGTGGACAGAGCATAAGTAGTTGTAGCTCTGAGGAAGATTCCAATGCTTCTCAGGAATTAAACACAAATTCTGACACTAAAAGCAACTTGAATAGTAAAACAAGGGCCAGCAGAGGAACTGCAACAGATCCCCAGAGCCTTTATGCAAGG agaagaagagagaaaatcAATGAAAGATTGAAGATCTTGCAGAATCTTGTCCCCAATGGCACAAAG GTTGACATAAGCACAATGCTTGAAGAAGCCGTCCAATATGTGAAGTTTCTGCAGCTACAAATTAAG TTACTGAGCTCGGATGATATGTGGATGTATGCTCCAATTGCTTATAATGGGATGGAGATGGACCTCTCGCATACCTAA